The Tautonia rosea genome includes a region encoding these proteins:
- a CDS encoding outer membrane beta-barrel protein, translating into MRTQDEGDQSEGDGEREGSGLLGTMLNQLTELPTIDQVLPRAETVEAPGPPFLQDLLGLDEMSISFRGWFQNSFSGNPANPPDRINFGEFPNYQANQWQGNQYYLIVEKPIRSQGRTDLGFRVDSFLGNDWIFSKSYGFADEAFDVGQFSGIDIPQFFAELHLPVFTEGGLDIRGGRWYSPAGFEGVQAIDRPLFSVTNLMTFTPFTFFGVLGIQHLNERTDLYLGTVNGWDRFLNANYVWNTIAGVTRDSADGRTRFSGFMVVGPNQLPFFPSANSTFLPVGVRTSSEVAGLTNFGYSRSNRFYASFVLTREWTDRLTQAMEVAWVVDENTPLMRGPGSRQTGARNTRENTEWYGFANWFLYEINPKFTAVWRSEIFRDDDGVIFGSSSDTYYEMTLGLNYKPRRWFWIRPEVRFDWSQTGTPYDDGRSGSQITLNVDAILLY; encoded by the coding sequence TTGCGAACGCAGGATGAGGGAGACCAGTCTGAGGGTGACGGGGAGCGTGAAGGGTCAGGCCTTCTCGGCACGATGCTCAACCAGCTCACGGAATTGCCGACGATCGACCAGGTGCTACCGAGAGCCGAAACGGTCGAGGCTCCTGGCCCGCCGTTTCTCCAGGATCTCCTTGGACTGGACGAGATGTCGATCTCCTTCCGAGGCTGGTTCCAAAACAGTTTTTCCGGAAACCCGGCAAACCCGCCCGATCGCATCAATTTCGGCGAGTTCCCGAATTACCAGGCCAATCAATGGCAAGGGAATCAATATTACCTGATCGTGGAGAAGCCGATTCGCTCGCAAGGGCGGACTGATCTTGGCTTCCGGGTCGATAGTTTTCTCGGCAACGACTGGATCTTCTCGAAGTCCTACGGCTTCGCCGACGAGGCTTTTGACGTTGGCCAGTTTTCCGGGATCGACATCCCTCAGTTCTTCGCTGAGCTTCACCTCCCGGTGTTCACCGAGGGGGGGCTCGACATTCGAGGAGGCCGCTGGTACAGCCCAGCCGGGTTCGAGGGGGTTCAGGCGATCGATCGTCCGCTCTTTTCGGTCACCAACCTGATGACCTTCACACCGTTCACGTTTTTCGGTGTGCTTGGCATCCAGCACCTGAATGAGCGAACCGATCTCTACCTCGGAACCGTCAATGGCTGGGATCGCTTTCTCAACGCCAATTATGTCTGGAACACCATCGCCGGAGTGACCCGCGATTCGGCCGATGGACGGACGCGATTCTCCGGCTTCATGGTGGTTGGCCCCAACCAGTTGCCCTTCTTCCCGTCGGCCAATTCCACCTTCTTACCGGTCGGCGTGCGGACGTCTTCCGAGGTCGCCGGGCTCACCAATTTCGGTTACTCCCGAAGCAACCGGTTCTACGCCTCTTTTGTTCTCACGCGGGAGTGGACCGATCGGCTGACCCAGGCGATGGAAGTGGCCTGGGTCGTGGATGAAAACACCCCCTTGATGCGAGGCCCCGGCTCTCGGCAGACCGGCGCCCGGAACACCCGCGAGAATACCGAGTGGTACGGTTTCGCCAACTGGTTCCTTTACGAAATCAACCCAAAGTTCACTGCCGTCTGGCGGTCCGAGATTTTCCGGGATGACGACGGGGTCATCTTCGGCAGCAGCTCGGACACGTACTACGAGATGACCCTCGGCCTGAACTACAAGCCTCGCCGATGGTTCTGGATTCGGCCCGAGGTCCGTTTTGACTGGTCGCAGACCGGTACGCCCTACGACGATGGACGCTCGGGAAGTCAGATCACCCTCAACGTCGACGCAATCCTCCTCTACTGA
- a CDS encoding protein kinase domain-containing protein, with product MIEPTRPSDLATSSGRTWDDASSPAAARLAQRFEDDWRRSPPEARPDPVSYLPADPAERPGAWLALLRADLGLRWDEGEAVSVEHYRSRYPDLDEQTLVALLYEEFCLLEETGSSPDPADYERRFPELASALRRVFDIHALIGGSASPMVSSTRSNFNPSQSPRSTEAADADSVAFPEAGETIGGFRLAEELGRGSFARVYLAHERLLADRPVALKVATTGSREPQTLARLQHTHIVPVHSYRVDPVTGLHLLCMPFFGRTTLADVLNDPATLSARSGIDLLAVLDRIEPPEDDRPRTSTAARKALAGRSFSGAIAWWGARLAEALQHAHDRGVLHRDVKPTNVLVTGDGLPMLLDFNLAMSPVLDEAEDDSAKLGGTLAYMAPEHIEGLAEGIDAGVDARADVFALGVVLFEAIAGTRPFPVVRKARSVPEAFWKTAEHRRAGPPPLRRGGRSVSPALEAVIRRSLEPDPNRRYQSAAELAADLQAIANDGPLRHASEPIPSRSLRWLRRNRLRFLLASPAVIAGSILMATIHDARVRRVAAQGEVRRIIEQAEMSQQAGKLDAAIQGYGFAMQAAAKHPSLAKIWWEAQEKRLWAIHIDKLEQHTVEFFEEAEWLRYRLFGFVEPERPPGEALRSLLTPFGVFSDLDWAANDDFDRLQPERRRRLLEAVPQLLFLRAVHLWLTEPAGATTAEEIADLRDRAVRAMPTNDPRRAAWDALCRELAILRPPIEPASDTPLSAIELARQSAEAAFLLGIASAARYQGTRAPADASRAITWLEAAVRGRPDSYWPRFYLATFALESGRINDALRHADAAVALNPSTPWALFNRALAARASGNTAAALGDLRAATARIPSGDRDRLRDRIELNVGLVLLQRGDRAGARAAFESLVGNAPVGLSLGRLGTGLLLASGTSGMASGLGSAGTQSALGALATASGTRFERAARLDLARLDAEEGRPELALLTYSDLLVDEPTQREARLGRALLLLALGQHQSALADAEILVAQTRASQSRAIGDSSWPDRHPLAELLEFRGRCLLATGQPAAALTDFAESMALAPTPARSRLHLRALLATRPGVSLRLDDPAVLDLLPGEGLVDDLLDAVDALASPPASAEASPVPRMLTRATVLAALGDAEEAEAVASEAALIAPDASMPRLVRARIRHRSGDLAGALADLDTALSLRPNDLASLILRGQVLYESGLPLDALNDLNRASVLGRDDASLHRSRALALAAIGHLDAAIADLTEALARDPHDPILSLLRAQMHLRAGQISAARSDLDHALAWSTDRPELRALIRLIRRLGPWAESTPIEAAPSSAELAIATPSR from the coding sequence ATGATCGAGCCCACCCGACCGTCGGACCTGGCCACCTCTTCCGGCCGGACCTGGGACGATGCCTCATCGCCCGCCGCCGCCCGGCTCGCTCAACGCTTTGAAGACGATTGGAGACGGTCTCCACCGGAGGCCCGACCCGATCCGGTCTCGTATCTGCCGGCCGATCCTGCCGAGCGTCCCGGCGCCTGGCTCGCACTGCTTCGGGCCGATCTGGGACTGCGATGGGACGAGGGAGAGGCCGTCAGCGTCGAGCACTACCGCTCCCGCTACCCGGATCTCGATGAACAGACCCTCGTCGCCCTCCTGTACGAGGAGTTCTGCCTGCTCGAAGAAACCGGATCGAGCCCCGATCCGGCCGACTACGAGCGTCGGTTTCCGGAACTGGCCTCAGCCTTGCGTCGCGTCTTCGACATCCACGCCCTGATCGGCGGCTCGGCCTCGCCGATGGTCAGCTCAACGCGGTCGAACTTCAATCCCTCGCAAAGTCCTCGGTCCACAGAAGCCGCAGACGCCGATTCGGTCGCGTTTCCCGAGGCCGGCGAAACGATCGGAGGCTTCCGCCTGGCCGAGGAGCTGGGCCGCGGGTCGTTCGCCCGCGTCTACCTGGCTCACGAGCGGTTGCTGGCGGATCGGCCGGTCGCCTTGAAGGTTGCTACCACCGGCTCAAGAGAGCCACAAACCTTGGCCCGGTTGCAGCATACTCATATCGTTCCGGTCCACAGCTACCGGGTCGATCCGGTGACAGGGTTGCACCTGCTCTGCATGCCCTTCTTCGGCCGAACGACCCTGGCCGACGTGCTAAACGATCCAGCCACCCTCTCGGCGCGATCCGGAATCGACCTGCTCGCGGTGCTCGACCGGATTGAGCCGCCCGAGGACGATCGGCCACGCACCTCGACTGCCGCCCGAAAAGCGCTGGCTGGCCGATCCTTCTCCGGAGCAATTGCCTGGTGGGGCGCCCGACTCGCCGAAGCACTTCAGCACGCTCACGACCGCGGGGTCTTGCACCGCGACGTGAAGCCGACGAACGTGCTGGTCACCGGCGACGGCTTGCCCATGCTCCTCGACTTCAACCTGGCCATGAGCCCGGTGCTCGACGAAGCGGAGGACGACTCGGCAAAGCTCGGCGGGACACTGGCCTACATGGCCCCGGAGCATATCGAAGGTCTGGCCGAGGGGATTGATGCGGGAGTCGATGCTCGGGCCGACGTCTTCGCGCTCGGGGTCGTGCTATTCGAGGCTATTGCCGGCACACGACCGTTTCCGGTCGTCCGCAAGGCGAGATCGGTTCCCGAAGCGTTCTGGAAGACCGCCGAACACCGGCGTGCCGGCCCTCCTCCGCTTCGTCGCGGAGGCCGCTCGGTTTCCCCAGCGCTTGAGGCGGTCATCCGCCGAAGCCTTGAGCCCGATCCGAATCGTCGCTATCAATCCGCCGCGGAGCTAGCCGCCGACCTGCAGGCGATTGCCAACGATGGTCCGTTGCGGCACGCCTCGGAGCCAATCCCCAGCCGATCGCTTCGGTGGTTACGCCGCAACCGGCTCCGGTTTTTGCTCGCGTCACCGGCGGTCATTGCCGGTTCGATCTTGATGGCCACCATCCACGATGCCCGGGTCCGCCGGGTTGCCGCGCAGGGAGAGGTCAGGCGGATCATCGAGCAGGCCGAGATGTCACAACAAGCTGGCAAACTCGACGCTGCGATCCAGGGATACGGTTTCGCCATGCAGGCCGCCGCCAAGCATCCCTCGCTGGCGAAGATCTGGTGGGAGGCCCAGGAAAAACGCCTCTGGGCCATCCACATCGATAAACTCGAACAGCACACGGTCGAGTTTTTCGAGGAGGCCGAGTGGCTTCGCTATCGCCTCTTTGGCTTTGTCGAGCCGGAGCGGCCACCGGGCGAGGCGCTACGGAGCCTCCTGACGCCGTTCGGGGTCTTCTCGGACTTGGATTGGGCCGCGAACGACGACTTCGACCGCCTGCAGCCGGAGCGCCGTCGCCGGTTACTCGAAGCCGTGCCCCAACTGCTGTTCCTTCGAGCGGTTCACCTCTGGCTGACCGAGCCGGCGGGAGCAACCACTGCCGAGGAAATTGCTGACCTGCGAGATCGCGCCGTCCGGGCGATGCCGACCAACGATCCGCGACGGGCCGCCTGGGACGCCCTTTGCCGAGAACTGGCAATCCTCAGGCCACCCATTGAACCCGCCTCCGACACCCCCCTGTCAGCGATCGAGCTTGCTCGACAATCGGCCGAAGCAGCATTTCTTCTGGGGATTGCCTCTGCAGCACGCTACCAGGGAACCAGAGCGCCGGCTGATGCCTCTCGGGCGATCACCTGGCTGGAAGCCGCCGTCAGGGGACGGCCCGATTCGTACTGGCCCCGCTTCTATCTGGCCACCTTCGCCCTGGAATCGGGTCGCATCAACGACGCGCTTCGTCACGCCGACGCGGCGGTTGCCCTGAATCCGTCGACTCCCTGGGCTCTCTTCAATCGCGCCCTGGCGGCGAGAGCCTCGGGAAACACCGCGGCGGCGCTGGGAGATCTTCGAGCCGCCACGGCGCGGATTCCGTCGGGCGACCGCGACCGGTTGCGCGACCGGATCGAGCTCAACGTCGGCCTGGTCTTGCTTCAGCGTGGTGATCGCGCCGGAGCCCGAGCTGCCTTCGAGTCACTCGTGGGCAATGCCCCGGTCGGGCTGTCTCTGGGCCGTCTGGGAACCGGATTGCTTCTCGCCTCGGGGACCTCCGGCATGGCCAGCGGCCTGGGATCGGCCGGCACGCAGTCCGCCCTCGGGGCGCTTGCGACCGCCTCGGGCACTCGCTTCGAACGGGCCGCCCGACTGGACCTGGCACGGCTCGACGCCGAGGAGGGGCGACCGGAGTTGGCCCTCTTGACCTACAGCGACCTACTGGTCGACGAACCCACCCAGCGCGAAGCCCGTCTGGGCCGAGCGTTGCTCTTGCTGGCCTTGGGACAGCACCAAAGCGCTCTGGCGGACGCGGAAATCCTGGTGGCCCAGACCCGAGCATCTCAGAGTCGGGCGATCGGAGACTCGTCTTGGCCCGATCGTCATCCCCTGGCCGAGTTGCTCGAATTTCGAGGCCGATGCCTCCTGGCAACCGGTCAACCGGCCGCTGCGCTGACGGATTTCGCCGAGAGCATGGCGCTCGCCCCAACTCCCGCGCGGTCCCGTCTTCACCTGCGTGCCTTGCTCGCCACCCGTCCAGGCGTTTCGCTTCGGCTTGATGACCCGGCTGTCCTCGATCTCCTGCCCGGCGAGGGCCTGGTCGACGATCTGCTCGACGCGGTCGATGCGCTTGCCTCGCCACCGGCGTCGGCCGAGGCGTCTCCTGTGCCTCGGATGCTCACTCGGGCCACCGTGCTCGCGGCTTTAGGAGACGCCGAGGAGGCCGAGGCTGTCGCCTCCGAGGCCGCGCTGATCGCCCCGGATGCGTCGATGCCGAGACTGGTCAGAGCTCGGATTCGGCACCGCTCGGGGGACCTGGCGGGCGCGCTTGCCGATCTCGACACGGCCCTGTCACTCCGCCCCAACGATCTCGCGTCATTGATCCTGAGGGGGCAAGTGCTTTACGAATCAGGTCTCCCGCTCGATGCGTTGAACGACCTGAACCGGGCCTCAGTCCTGGGCCGGGACGACGCGAGCTTGCATCGCTCCCGGGCACTGGCGCTTGCTGCAATCGGCCACCTCGATGCCGCAATCGCCGATCTGACCGAAGCCCTCGCACGAGACCCCCACGATCCGATTCTCTCGCTGCTTCGCGCTCAAATGCACCTACGAGCCGGTCAGATCTCCGCTGCCCGATCCGACCTGGACCATGCCCTTGCATGGTCGACCGACCGTCCCGAACTCCGGGCGCTGATTCGCCTGATCCGTCGACTGGGACCGTGGGCCGAATCGACGCCGATCGAAGCCGCTCCGTCTTCGGCCGAACTCGCAATCGCGACTCCGTCACGTTAA
- a CDS encoding M48 family metallopeptidase: MDFFEHQETARRKTGLLVIYFLLAVVAIIGAIYLVLAFFFLGTSEDRVGVAATGPALWDPGLFGLVALGTTALVGGGSLFKIASLSGGGHTVAELLGGRLIHPDTRNPDERRVLNVVEEMAIASGMPVPPVYLMDQEPAINAFAAGYTPNDAVIGVTRGCIQTLSRDELQGVMAHEFSHILNGDMRLNIRLMGVLFGILLIGITGWIIFRSTMYSNLRARSDSKGGNPLPLIGLALYVIGYVGVFFGRLIQSAVSRQREYLADASAVQFTRNPEGIAGALKKIGAISSGSRLQNPEAGEAAHMFFGEGIGGAWLSLMATHPPLADRIRRIDPNFDGDFSKVSLAPPSHARIDREKTQQPRKAETGRMKFDPVEAITKIGTIDPQRLAYAAALLESLPEPITRLTHDPYSARVLVYGLLIDRDPKHLDSQLHALAGSAGSKIAEQTRSVLPEVQGVELTARLPLVELALPALRQLSPDQYRAFQRDVRALIEADRRVSLYEFALLRLLMRHLGPQFGSKVSPIVRYRSAASISDPTGTLLTAIARVGQPEASAEARRAFESGVQALGWDSVRVEPASESGLEAVSKALDLLLEASAPLKRDVLRACASAVGSDGQITVEEGELLRAISDSLDSPMPPILAEAF, encoded by the coding sequence ATGGATTTCTTTGAACATCAAGAAACCGCCCGGCGCAAGACCGGGTTGCTGGTCATCTACTTCCTCCTGGCCGTCGTCGCCATCATCGGGGCGATCTACCTGGTCCTCGCGTTTTTCTTCCTCGGTACGTCCGAGGATCGGGTCGGAGTGGCGGCCACCGGGCCGGCGCTCTGGGATCCGGGGCTCTTCGGGCTGGTCGCGCTGGGCACGACGGCCCTGGTCGGTGGGGGAAGCCTGTTCAAGATTGCCTCGCTCTCCGGCGGTGGCCACACGGTGGCCGAGCTGCTCGGCGGACGACTGATCCACCCTGACACACGAAATCCCGACGAGCGTCGCGTCCTGAATGTCGTCGAGGAAATGGCGATTGCCTCGGGCATGCCTGTCCCGCCGGTCTACCTCATGGATCAGGAACCGGCCATTAACGCCTTCGCCGCCGGTTACACCCCGAACGACGCCGTGATCGGTGTGACCCGAGGATGCATTCAGACCCTCTCGCGAGACGAGCTTCAAGGCGTGATGGCACACGAATTCAGCCATATTCTCAATGGAGACATGCGCCTGAATATCCGGCTCATGGGGGTCCTCTTCGGCATCCTCCTGATCGGCATCACCGGCTGGATCATCTTCCGCTCGACCATGTACTCGAACCTGCGGGCCCGGAGCGACAGCAAGGGGGGGAACCCCCTCCCCCTGATCGGACTGGCGCTTTATGTCATCGGATATGTTGGTGTGTTCTTTGGACGACTGATCCAGTCGGCCGTCTCTCGGCAGCGGGAATACCTGGCCGATGCCTCGGCGGTGCAATTCACCCGGAATCCTGAGGGAATCGCCGGAGCCTTGAAGAAGATCGGGGCCATTTCGTCGGGCTCTCGGTTGCAAAACCCTGAGGCAGGAGAAGCGGCTCACATGTTCTTTGGCGAGGGGATCGGCGGCGCCTGGCTCAGCCTGATGGCCACACACCCTCCCCTGGCCGACCGCATCCGACGCATCGACCCGAACTTCGATGGCGATTTCTCCAAGGTCTCGCTCGCTCCTCCGAGCCACGCCCGGATTGACCGCGAGAAAACCCAACAACCTCGCAAGGCCGAGACCGGCCGAATGAAGTTCGACCCGGTCGAGGCCATCACCAAGATCGGCACGATCGACCCCCAGCGCCTTGCGTATGCCGCCGCCTTGCTGGAGTCGTTGCCTGAGCCGATCACTCGCCTGACGCATGACCCCTACAGTGCAAGGGTCCTCGTTTATGGTCTCCTGATCGACCGTGATCCGAAGCACCTCGACAGTCAGTTGCATGCCCTGGCCGGATCGGCCGGATCGAAGATCGCCGAGCAAACGCGTTCGGTTTTGCCCGAGGTCCAGGGTGTCGAGCTGACGGCCCGCCTCCCCCTGGTCGAGCTGGCCTTGCCGGCCCTCCGGCAACTGTCGCCCGATCAGTACCGTGCCTTTCAGCGCGACGTGCGAGCCTTGATCGAGGCCGATCGTCGTGTCAGTCTCTACGAGTTCGCCCTGCTCCGGCTCTTGATGCGACACCTCGGTCCTCAGTTCGGCAGCAAGGTCTCGCCGATCGTTCGGTACAGGTCGGCCGCGAGCATCAGCGATCCAACCGGAACGCTTCTGACCGCCATCGCCCGCGTCGGTCAGCCCGAAGCCAGCGCCGAAGCACGCCGAGCCTTCGAAAGCGGCGTTCAGGCGCTCGGCTGGGACTCGGTCCGGGTCGAACCCGCCTCTGAATCCGGCCTCGAAGCGGTGAGCAAGGCGCTCGATCTGTTGCTCGAAGCCAGTGCCCCATTGAAGCGTGATGTACTTCGCGCCTGCGCCTCGGCCGTCGGCTCCGACGGTCAGATCACCGTTGAGGAAGGAGAGCTTCTCCGCGCCATCTCCGATTCGCTCGACAGTCCGATGCCGCCAATCCTGGCTGAGGCGTTCTGA
- a CDS encoding Bax inhibitor-1/YccA family protein — translation METSNPVFSETVFGDWAREETRVNAMTVQGTASKCFLLLAILTAVAAYVWGLGQSGTDITPWLFGGVIAGLVLALITVFVMKWAAFTAPLYAAAQGAFLGGVSWYFNSMYPGIAFNAMALTLAVLLVMLALYTSRIIPVTDKLRMGIVAATGAVFLVYLVSFVLSFFGVAVPMIHGSGMIGIGFSLVVVGIAAFNLLLDFDFIEQGARSGAPKTMEWYGAFGLLVTLVWLYISILRLLAKLQGRE, via the coding sequence GTGGAGACGTCCAATCCCGTCTTCTCGGAAACGGTTTTTGGTGACTGGGCCCGCGAGGAGACTCGCGTCAACGCGATGACCGTGCAGGGCACGGCATCGAAGTGCTTCCTGCTGCTGGCCATATTGACGGCCGTTGCCGCCTACGTCTGGGGGCTCGGGCAATCGGGCACCGACATCACGCCCTGGCTCTTCGGCGGGGTGATCGCCGGCTTGGTCCTGGCGTTGATCACCGTCTTCGTCATGAAATGGGCCGCCTTCACTGCCCCGCTCTACGCCGCGGCGCAGGGTGCGTTCCTCGGTGGCGTGTCCTGGTATTTCAACTCCATGTATCCGGGCATCGCCTTCAACGCGATGGCCCTGACCCTGGCCGTCCTGCTGGTGATGCTCGCGCTCTACACCTCGCGCATTATCCCGGTGACGGACAAGCTCCGCATGGGGATTGTCGCTGCGACCGGGGCCGTCTTCCTGGTCTATCTGGTCAGCTTCGTGCTGAGCTTCTTCGGCGTGGCGGTGCCGATGATCCACGGTTCCGGCATGATCGGCATCGGCTTCAGCCTGGTCGTCGTGGGGATCGCCGCGTTCAACCTCCTGCTCGACTTCGACTTCATCGAACAAGGGGCCCGGTCCGGCGCCCCCAAGACGATGGAGTGGTACGGAGCATTCGGCCTGCTCGTCACCCTGGTCTGGCTTTACATCAGCATCCTCCGATTGCTGGCCAAGCTCCAGGGCCGCGAGTGA
- a CDS encoding metal-dependent hydrolase, with product MGNFRQHVGFASFLGMLYAWGGAVVMGVHWMYGSVAALLATIGGLLPDLDSDSSIQLRGFSGLLGVLAAVAVWQDIDNLQFVLPFELHLWAAIVTYVMVRHGLRRTLARLTVHRGMSHSIPAALIWGAVTYIGYPSESHLLRVVMAGAVILGFLSHLLLDEWCSVDLVGRRVNKAFGTALKFTSKSVSATIVTYVILALVGWWVMSLWPADPFSGGFPKPEIRGLEAFETHSEYLWD from the coding sequence ATGGGGAATTTTCGCCAGCACGTCGGATTCGCCAGCTTCCTCGGGATGCTGTATGCCTGGGGAGGCGCGGTGGTGATGGGCGTCCACTGGATGTATGGATCGGTGGCCGCCTTGCTGGCAACGATTGGCGGGTTATTGCCTGACCTCGACTCGGATAGCTCGATTCAGTTGCGCGGCTTCAGCGGGTTGCTGGGTGTCCTGGCCGCCGTGGCAGTCTGGCAAGATATTGACAACCTGCAATTCGTCTTACCCTTCGAGCTGCACCTGTGGGCGGCCATCGTGACGTATGTGATGGTGCGTCATGGATTGCGGCGGACGCTCGCGCGGCTGACGGTGCATCGGGGTATGTCGCATAGCATTCCGGCCGCCTTGATCTGGGGAGCGGTGACGTACATTGGCTATCCTTCGGAGTCGCATCTGTTGCGCGTGGTGATGGCCGGGGCGGTGATCCTCGGGTTTCTCTCGCATCTTCTCCTGGATGAATGGTGCAGCGTCGATCTGGTCGGAAGACGGGTCAACAAGGCGTTTGGTACGGCCCTGAAGTTCACCTCGAAGTCGGTCAGCGCGACGATTGTCACCTACGTGATCCTGGCATTGGTTGGATGGTGGGTTATGAGTCTCTGGCCCGCCGACCCCTTTTCGGGAGGGTTTCCGAAGCCCGAGATCCGAGGTCTGGAGGCGTTTGAGACCCATTCGGAGTACTTGTGGGATTAA
- a CDS encoding LemA family protein: protein MSLLLAQEAGGLGSTAIILIVIGVIVAILVFLAIGTYNKLVQLRNRYKNAYSQIDVQLKRRYDLIPNLVETVKGYMTHERETLEAVIQARNAAVSASNQVAANPGDPDSMKRLSAAEAELGSASAGTGVLGRLFALSEAYPDLKANTNMLALQEELTSTENKVAFSRQAYNDAVMSYNTAREVFPAVIFAGMFGFGPAQFFEIESPKEREAPRVSFS, encoded by the coding sequence ATGAGTCTGCTTCTCGCCCAGGAGGCCGGTGGCCTCGGAAGCACGGCCATCATCCTGATCGTCATCGGGGTGATCGTCGCCATCCTTGTGTTCCTGGCCATCGGCACCTACAACAAGCTGGTGCAGCTACGAAACCGATACAAGAATGCCTATAGCCAGATCGACGTCCAGCTCAAGCGCAGGTACGACCTGATCCCGAACCTCGTCGAGACGGTCAAGGGATACATGACCCATGAACGCGAGACGCTCGAAGCCGTGATCCAGGCCCGCAACGCCGCTGTCTCGGCCAGTAATCAGGTGGCCGCCAACCCCGGCGATCCCGATTCGATGAAGCGACTGAGTGCGGCCGAGGCCGAACTCGGCTCCGCCTCTGCCGGCACCGGTGTGCTGGGCCGCCTGTTCGCGCTGTCGGAAGCCTATCCCGACCTGAAGGCGAACACGAATATGCTCGCGCTCCAGGAAGAGCTGACCAGCACCGAGAACAAGGTCGCCTTCTCCCGGCAAGCGTATAATGATGCCGTGATGAGTTACAACACCGCCCGAGAGGTCTTCCCGGCCGTCATTTTCGCCGGCATGTTCGGCTTCGGGCCTGCTCAGTTCTTCGAGATCGAATCGCCGAAAGAACGCGAAGCCCCTCGCGTCTCCTTCTCCTGA
- a CDS encoding RNA polymerase sigma factor produces the protein MASDGPALRSDDSQELRRFLDRIRAGDDDAARELLGRYEAEVRLVVRRQLPRLLRSRFDSLDFMQSVWGSFFRRMRGNDGPADFEDSRHLVAFLAKAAKNKVIDEYRRAGSQKQDMHREEPLWVDGERPRDLPGRDDSPSEVAEAREALSRLRDLMPQDRQEIIELKAQGLSSRDVGDRLGISERTVQRVIEDLKRRLDLERESESSRAEHEHERDPSTPRPGPTDGPLTRPRHE, from the coding sequence ATGGCGAGTGACGGTCCGGCCCTAAGGTCAGACGACAGCCAGGAGTTGCGCCGATTCCTCGATCGCATCCGTGCCGGGGACGACGACGCTGCCCGCGAACTGCTTGGGCGGTACGAGGCCGAGGTCCGTTTGGTCGTCCGCCGCCAACTGCCGAGGCTGTTGCGCTCGCGGTTCGACTCACTCGACTTCATGCAGAGCGTTTGGGGGAGCTTTTTCCGCCGGATGCGAGGCAACGACGGCCCGGCCGATTTCGAAGATTCCCGCCACCTTGTCGCCTTTCTGGCCAAGGCTGCGAAGAACAAGGTAATCGACGAGTACCGTCGCGCAGGCAGTCAAAAGCAGGACATGCACCGGGAGGAGCCGCTCTGGGTCGACGGTGAACGGCCGAGGGACCTTCCGGGACGGGACGACTCTCCCAGCGAGGTCGCCGAGGCTCGGGAGGCCCTGTCTCGGCTTCGCGACCTGATGCCGCAGGATCGGCAAGAGATTATTGAGTTAAAGGCCCAGGGGCTTTCCAGCCGCGACGTGGGTGATCGACTCGGGATTAGCGAACGGACGGTGCAACGGGTCATCGAGGACCTCAAGCGTCGCCTTGACCTGGAGCGCGAATCGGAATCCTCCCGAGCCGAACACGAGCACGAGCGAGACCCCTCGACGCCCCGGCCGGGCCCCACGGACGGACCCTTGACACGCCCACGACACGAATGA
- a CDS encoding S1 family peptidase yields MGIVETRRGFLVTLVASVLSGLLMVAVPGSAAAQAGTRRIAAQTITPADLPGPLDDVIFRPTVMVRKGNSRGSGTIIASAKGRSLILTAAHVIDGPGQAAIELHRFNLGIEGRKLGGSWPKVIPATIVAADLDADVAVLLVEGLARLPHVARLDASLADPLPEGFPVTSVGIDQASDLNSWDSKIRGTALLSRNLADEGGSAFTSPSQDQGRAPPRDPRLFVITEHPPIQGRSGGGLYSSDGRLLGVCVGRIEVKSTRGEERAIGLFASGQSIQRVLEQLDQSNSRPN; encoded by the coding sequence ATGGGCATCGTCGAGACGCGACGCGGATTCCTGGTGACGCTGGTCGCTTCGGTTCTGTCCGGATTGCTCATGGTGGCGGTTCCGGGATCGGCGGCCGCTCAGGCAGGCACCCGTCGGATCGCAGCCCAGACGATCACCCCGGCGGATCTCCCCGGTCCTCTCGATGATGTGATTTTCCGTCCCACCGTCATGGTGCGGAAGGGGAACTCACGCGGCAGCGGCACAATCATCGCCTCAGCCAAGGGGCGATCCTTGATTCTGACTGCCGCTCACGTCATCGACGGCCCTGGTCAGGCGGCGATCGAGCTGCACCGCTTCAATCTCGGCATCGAGGGGCGCAAGCTGGGCGGCTCGTGGCCGAAGGTCATCCCGGCCACAATTGTCGCGGCCGACCTGGACGCAGACGTGGCGGTCTTACTCGTCGAAGGGCTGGCCAGACTCCCTCATGTGGCCCGCCTCGATGCCTCGCTGGCCGATCCCTTGCCGGAAGGCTTCCCCGTGACCTCCGTCGGCATCGACCAGGCCAGCGACCTGAATAGCTGGGACTCGAAGATCCGAGGAACCGCCCTGCTCTCTCGGAATCTGGCCGACGAGGGCGGTTCGGCGTTCACCTCCCCGTCTCAAGATCAGGGTCGAGCCCCTCCTCGCGACCCTCGACTGTTCGTGATCACCGAGCACCCCCCGATCCAGGGGCGATCCGGTGGCGGACTCTACTCCAGCGACGGCCGATTGCTCGGCGTCTGCGTCGGCCGGATCGAGGTCAAAAGTACCCGGGGAGAGGAGCGAGCAATCGGCCTGTTCGCCTCGGGCCAGAGCATCCAGCGCGTACTGGAGCAGCTCGATCAGTCCAATTCTCGCCCGAATTGA